One segment of Rubripirellula amarantea DNA contains the following:
- a CDS encoding ThuA domain-containing protein, producing the protein MNRFRRHAILLLMTVWIAGWQCSFAQEPIKPSANQKQLPLVVMLIAEREYQTEKTLPQFAAEHLDDDYRVKFVYADDDDPNRLIGIEAVVDADVLLVSVRRRTLPTEQLDLIRSYVADGKPVVGIRTASHAFSLRNQDPPDGYDAWPSFDQDVFGGNYSNHYSNDIKAVISASTLKAGDNQSDSSMIGEQLSSLNRHQEPFVSGGSLYQVVPLLSGSTVLLSGKIEGHPSEPVAWTFQRKDGGRSFYTSLGHVDDFRGESLPKWLHAAIDWAVAN; encoded by the coding sequence ATGAATCGTTTTCGACGGCACGCTATTTTGTTGCTGATGACGGTTTGGATTGCCGGTTGGCAGTGCTCTTTCGCCCAGGAACCGATCAAGCCTTCGGCTAATCAAAAGCAATTGCCCTTGGTGGTGATGTTGATTGCTGAACGGGAATATCAAACCGAGAAAACTCTGCCGCAATTCGCCGCTGAACATTTGGATGATGACTACCGGGTCAAGTTCGTCTACGCCGATGACGATGACCCCAACCGGCTAATCGGTATTGAGGCAGTCGTAGACGCTGACGTGCTATTGGTGAGCGTAAGGCGTCGAACGCTACCAACGGAGCAGTTGGACCTGATACGTTCCTACGTTGCCGACGGTAAGCCCGTCGTCGGTATCCGAACAGCCAGCCATGCCTTTAGTTTGCGAAACCAAGATCCGCCAGACGGCTACGACGCGTGGCCTTCATTTGACCAAGATGTGTTCGGTGGAAATTACTCCAATCATTACAGCAATGACATCAAGGCGGTCATCTCTGCTTCGACATTGAAGGCAGGTGATAACCAATCTGATTCGTCGATGATCGGCGAACAACTTTCGTCGCTGAACCGCCATCAAGAGCCTTTCGTTTCAGGAGGAAGTTTGTATCAAGTTGTACCTCTTCTTTCAGGATCAACAGTGTTGCTTAGCGGAAAGATTGAAGGGCACCCAAGCGAGCCGGTTGCTTGGACGTTTCAAAGGAAGGACGGAGGTCGGTCGTTCTACACGTCGCTTGGACACGTCGACGACTTTCGCGGTGAATCTTTACCCAAATGGCTGCACGCGGCAATTGATTGGGCCGTTGCGAATTAG
- the serC gene encoding 3-phosphoserine/phosphohydroxythreonine transaminase yields the protein MSATATAQSNVTSERVFNFSAGPAVLPVSVLEQLRDEMMCYPGAGASIMELSHRGKVFVEIMEQAQSSLRSLLNVPDTHEVLFLQGGSALQFSMIPCNLLRGSNKTAEYLVTGSWGKKAIAEGRKEGDVTATFDGSTTNYDRVPKAGDYQTSSDAAYLYYCSNETIQGVQFQSEPEAPAGVPLICDASSDFLSRPLDISKYGLIYACAQKNAGPAGVTAVIMRKDLIDKGDAGLPGYLNYQNHYEADSMWNTPPTFAIYVLGKITRWLLDDIGGLEAMKALNEEKSSMVYDVIDANPNFYKGHAQVDCRSKMNVTFNLPSDELLSKFIKEAGEHKLASLAGHRSVGGIRASLYNAMPREGAQALAQFMSDFAAKNG from the coding sequence ATGAGTGCTACGGCGACTGCGCAATCCAACGTAACGAGCGAACGAGTCTTTAACTTTTCGGCTGGTCCAGCCGTTTTGCCGGTCTCGGTTCTCGAACAGCTCCGCGACGAAATGATGTGCTACCCCGGTGCTGGGGCATCCATCATGGAACTAAGTCACCGCGGAAAAGTGTTCGTCGAGATCATGGAGCAAGCTCAAAGCTCGCTTCGCTCTTTGCTGAATGTTCCCGACACTCACGAAGTGTTGTTCCTGCAAGGTGGTTCAGCGCTGCAGTTTTCGATGATTCCATGCAACCTGCTTCGTGGTTCAAACAAAACCGCCGAGTACTTGGTGACGGGTTCATGGGGCAAGAAGGCGATCGCGGAAGGTCGCAAAGAAGGCGACGTAACAGCCACCTTTGATGGTTCGACTACCAACTACGACCGCGTGCCGAAGGCGGGTGACTATCAAACCAGTAGCGACGCGGCGTACCTATACTACTGCAGCAACGAAACGATCCAAGGCGTTCAGTTTCAGTCCGAGCCTGAAGCTCCCGCCGGTGTGCCGTTGATTTGTGACGCGTCAAGCGATTTCCTTTCTCGTCCGCTCGACATTAGCAAATACGGATTGATCTATGCCTGTGCTCAGAAGAATGCCGGGCCAGCGGGTGTGACCGCAGTCATCATGCGCAAGGATCTGATTGACAAAGGTGACGCCGGATTGCCTGGTTACTTGAACTACCAAAATCACTACGAAGCGGATTCGATGTGGAACACGCCTCCGACATTTGCAATCTATGTGCTTGGCAAGATCACGCGTTGGTTGCTCGATGACATTGGTGGCTTGGAAGCGATGAAAGCTCTCAACGAAGAAAAGTCGTCGATGGTTTACGACGTCATCGATGCAAACCCTAACTTCTACAAAGGGCATGCGCAGGTTGATTGTCGTTCCAAGATGAACGTGACATTCAATCTTCCAAGCGATGAACTGCTTAGCAAGTTCATCAAAGAAGCGGGTGAACATAAGTTGGCAAGCCTGGCAGGCCATCGCAGCGTTGGTGGGATTCGTGCCAGCCTGTACAACGCAATGCCTCGCGAAGGGGCCCAGGCTCTTGCCCAATTCATGTCCGATTTCGCCGCAAAGAACGGCTAA
- a CDS encoding phosphoglycerate dehydrogenase, translating into MFKILTLNNISVKGLQQLPRDNYEVASEITNPDAVMVRSFKMHDMEIPATVAAIGRAGAGVNNIPVSKMTARGVPVFNAPGANANAVKELVLAGLLMASRNIHAAMKFAGELEGTDAEISAATEAGKKNFVGSELPSKTLGVIGLGAIGVKVANAASSLGMKVVGYDPLISVQSAWQLSRKVKEAVSLDHLFSQCDAITVHVPLLDATKGLVSAERLAMMPSGGIVVNLARGGICDDAAVLASLDAKKLHAYVIDFPTAALLKHPKVLSFPHLGASTDEAEENCAVMVADSLRDYLEDGTIRNSVNFPEAVMPRGQGTRITIANANVPNMVGQISTILASSGANIADLLNKSRGEIAYTIIDLDGDVDVATLDSIRKIEGVLSLRHLPQTS; encoded by the coding sequence ATGTTCAAGATCCTTACTCTCAACAATATCTCCGTTAAAGGTCTGCAGCAGCTACCTCGGGACAATTACGAAGTCGCATCGGAAATCACGAATCCTGACGCTGTCATGGTCCGTTCATTCAAGATGCACGATATGGAGATTCCTGCAACGGTTGCTGCCATCGGTCGTGCTGGTGCAGGCGTTAACAACATCCCCGTTAGCAAGATGACCGCCCGCGGAGTTCCCGTGTTCAATGCACCGGGTGCAAACGCCAATGCGGTTAAAGAGTTGGTTCTGGCCGGGCTGTTGATGGCTTCACGGAACATCCATGCCGCGATGAAATTTGCCGGCGAACTTGAAGGCACTGACGCCGAGATCTCTGCGGCTACCGAAGCCGGCAAGAAGAACTTCGTGGGTTCAGAGTTGCCATCGAAAACGCTGGGTGTTATCGGTCTTGGTGCCATCGGTGTTAAGGTAGCCAATGCGGCTTCGTCACTCGGGATGAAGGTTGTTGGTTACGATCCTTTGATCTCGGTGCAAAGTGCTTGGCAATTGTCACGGAAGGTGAAGGAAGCCGTAAGCCTTGACCATTTGTTCTCGCAGTGTGATGCAATCACGGTCCACGTGCCATTGCTTGATGCGACCAAGGGCTTGGTCAGCGCGGAGCGTCTTGCGATGATGCCGTCCGGCGGGATTGTAGTGAACTTGGCTCGAGGAGGAATCTGTGACGACGCTGCCGTTCTCGCATCGCTCGACGCGAAGAAGTTGCATGCCTATGTGATTGACTTCCCAACCGCAGCCCTGTTGAAGCATCCCAAGGTTCTTTCGTTTCCTCACTTGGGTGCATCGACGGACGAAGCCGAAGAGAATTGTGCGGTGATGGTCGCCGATAGTTTGCGTGACTACCTTGAAGATGGAACGATTCGTAATTCGGTTAATTTTCCCGAAGCGGTAATGCCTCGCGGTCAGGGCACGCGAATAACAATCGCCAATGCCAATGTTCCCAATATGGTTGGCCAGATTTCGACTATCCTTGCGTCTTCGGGGGCTAACATCGCTGATTTGCTTAACAAATCGCGAGGCGAGATCGCTTACACGATTATCGACCTCGATGGCGACGTCGATGTGGCAACACTCGATTCGATTCGGAAGATCGAAGGCGTCTTGTCGCTCCGGCATTTGCCGCAGACATCGTAG
- the flhA gene encoding flagellar biosynthesis protein FlhA gives MRYRDLVLPLGIIGCLVVILMPLPPILMDMLLAANVTVGVIVLVTTIYISTPLEFSVFPSLLLATTLARLVLNVATTRLILTGADDRGMQAAGGVIQGFGEFVAGDRLEVGLIIFVIIVLIQFIVITKGATRISEVAARFALDGMPGRQMAIDADLNAGLIDEKQAQSRREEIAAQADFYGAMDGASKFVRGDAIAGIIITIVNVIGGLYIGVMQAGMSLGEAGALFTKLTIGDGLVSQVPALLISLAAGLLVTRSAQKANLPVQFLQQLLGNPKALFVAGGFLLLLITTSLPAIPMATLGCGCIGLAVVMNRASSQQVVTDANKAEADAKAASAPPEKRVEDYLSVDPMEMSIGLGLLSLADPARGGDLMQRITGVRNAIATDIGIILPKVRVRDEMSLGEFEYEIRIGGNPIGRAMVFPGKLLAIDGGNTTGVIEGEPTRDPTFGEPAVWIDPMRREQAAIYGYTTVEPGAVLVTHLQEISRRHADELLSRDATKHLIDELKESAPTVVDELIPGLMKISDVQQVLHLLLREDVPVRQLGIIMETLGDFASKTKDPIWLCEYVRHRLARTISSRYRDEQGRLHVVALDPAMEDRIAAGLEHNDRGLFVRMSPSAIDTTCERIQEAVKKLVTSGRPPVILVSPRIRPGLRQITASTMPRLRILSYNEITQDTKIESHGVVSDA, from the coding sequence ATGCGTTACCGAGATCTTGTGCTGCCATTGGGCATCATCGGATGTTTGGTCGTCATCTTGATGCCATTGCCACCGATCTTGATGGACATGTTGCTAGCAGCCAATGTCACCGTGGGTGTCATTGTCCTTGTTACAACCATCTATATTTCAACGCCTCTTGAGTTCAGCGTTTTTCCGTCGCTGCTGCTGGCAACGACGCTAGCCAGGTTGGTACTAAACGTGGCAACCACACGGTTGATTCTGACGGGTGCTGACGATCGCGGCATGCAGGCCGCTGGAGGCGTCATCCAAGGATTCGGTGAGTTCGTTGCCGGGGATCGTTTGGAAGTAGGGCTGATTATCTTCGTGATCATCGTGTTGATCCAATTCATTGTGATCACGAAGGGTGCAACGCGGATTAGCGAAGTGGCCGCACGGTTCGCGTTAGACGGTATGCCAGGGCGTCAGATGGCAATCGATGCTGACTTGAATGCTGGGCTGATCGACGAAAAACAAGCCCAGTCTCGCCGAGAAGAGATTGCGGCCCAGGCTGACTTTTACGGGGCAATGGATGGTGCCAGCAAGTTCGTCCGAGGTGATGCCATAGCGGGGATCATCATTACGATCGTCAACGTAATCGGCGGACTTTACATTGGCGTCATGCAAGCAGGAATGAGTCTTGGCGAAGCGGGAGCGTTGTTCACCAAGCTCACCATTGGTGATGGTTTAGTCAGTCAAGTTCCCGCCTTGCTGATCTCGCTCGCTGCGGGTTTGCTGGTCACACGGAGTGCTCAGAAAGCCAACCTACCGGTTCAGTTTCTCCAGCAATTGCTGGGTAACCCCAAGGCATTGTTTGTTGCTGGTGGATTCTTGTTATTGCTAATCACCACAAGCCTTCCGGCCATTCCAATGGCAACGCTAGGTTGCGGTTGCATTGGACTAGCTGTGGTCATGAACCGAGCGTCTTCGCAACAAGTGGTAACGGATGCTAACAAGGCGGAAGCTGATGCCAAGGCGGCTTCGGCGCCACCTGAAAAACGAGTGGAAGACTACTTAAGTGTTGATCCGATGGAGATGTCCATTGGCTTGGGATTGCTTAGCCTCGCTGATCCAGCGCGCGGCGGCGATCTGATGCAACGTATTACCGGAGTTCGCAATGCGATTGCCACGGATATTGGAATCATTCTTCCAAAGGTCCGCGTTCGCGATGAGATGAGTTTGGGAGAGTTTGAGTACGAGATTCGCATCGGTGGAAATCCGATTGGTCGTGCGATGGTTTTCCCAGGCAAGCTTTTAGCCATTGACGGTGGCAACACGACGGGAGTTATCGAAGGTGAACCCACCCGCGATCCCACTTTTGGTGAACCGGCGGTTTGGATTGACCCAATGCGTCGCGAGCAAGCGGCTATCTATGGGTACACGACGGTTGAGCCAGGGGCTGTGTTGGTGACTCACCTGCAAGAAATATCCCGCCGACACGCTGACGAATTATTGTCTCGTGATGCGACCAAGCACCTGATCGATGAACTCAAAGAGTCTGCACCGACCGTGGTTGACGAGCTGATCCCGGGCCTGATGAAAATCAGTGATGTTCAACAAGTATTGCACTTGTTGCTGCGTGAAGATGTGCCCGTGCGGCAACTCGGCATCATCATGGAAACACTCGGTGACTTTGCGTCAAAAACTAAGGACCCGATTTGGCTTTGCGAGTACGTGCGTCATCGGTTGGCCAGAACTATTAGTTCGCGCTATCGTGACGAACAGGGACGATTGCATGTTGTTGCCCTAGATCCAGCGATGGAAGACCGGATTGCTGCAGGTTTGGAACACAACGATCGTGGACTTTTTGTGCGAATGAGTCCTTCGGCGATCGACACGACTTGCGAAAGAATTCAAGAAGCCGTTAAGAAACTAGTCACGTCCGGTCGTCCGCCTGTGATTTTAGTTAGTCCTCGGATTCGTCCAGGCTTACGTCAAATTACTGCATCCACGATGCCTCGTTTGAGAATCCTGTCTTACAACGAAATCACTCAAGACACAAAAATCGAATCCCACGGAGTCGTGAGTGATGCATGA
- a CDS encoding DUF2726 domain-containing protein: protein MLSSLSHDLYMQVPHQNVLMQLLAKARYALALMSQGATSQTEECLAESLVLSPRTGWLSETDRKYFSLLTKSVANHGGCVIPNVRLTSIVKIANPANHLDDLVRMDRKSVDFLICDGSLQPCLVVILIDSKGLSSRLPRDYAVDLLKRAKIPVIQLLTDQAWNEQKFSQLLSRVLNEGSNGEFHGKNSGATYAEVAEAFGQPHFDKSSVSKNKYS, encoded by the coding sequence TTGCTCTCGTCTCTCTCTCACGATTTGTACATGCAGGTTCCCCACCAGAACGTCTTGATGCAGCTACTAGCGAAAGCAAGGTATGCACTGGCGTTGATGTCGCAAGGGGCTACGTCACAAACCGAGGAGTGTCTTGCTGAATCATTGGTGCTAAGTCCACGGACTGGATGGCTTAGTGAGACCGACCGTAAGTACTTCTCGCTGCTGACAAAGTCTGTGGCGAATCATGGTGGCTGCGTTATCCCAAATGTGCGTTTAACAAGCATCGTAAAGATCGCAAACCCGGCTAATCATCTCGATGATTTGGTTCGTATGGATCGAAAAAGCGTTGACTTCCTGATCTGTGACGGAAGCCTTCAACCTTGTTTAGTTGTGATCCTTATTGATTCCAAAGGTTTGTCTTCTCGGTTGCCTCGAGATTATGCAGTCGACTTGCTCAAGCGAGCAAAAATTCCTGTAATCCAATTGCTCACCGACCAGGCTTGGAATGAACAAAAGTTCTCGCAGTTGCTTAGCCGTGTTCTTAACGAAGGCAGCAACGGCGAGTTTCACGGCAAGAATAGTGGAGCTACATACGCCGAGGTCGCTGAGGCATTTGGCCAACCGCATTTTGACAAGAGTTCTGTCTCAAAAAACAAGTACTCTTAA